In Gracilinanus agilis isolate LMUSP501 chromosome 1, AgileGrace, whole genome shotgun sequence, the sequence AAGGATTCTAAAAAGTGAAGTTGGAAAGAGAGCATTTTGGGGCTGTGTAAAGTCAGGGGAAATGAGTGAGGAACAGAAGGAAGTCAGTCAGTTTGGCTGAAATGCATGAAGAGGAGCTATGAAAAAGCTGGGAAAGGTAGGTGTccagttgtgaagggctttaaaaatgctAAAGGAGTTTTGTAATAGAAGCAACAGGGAACCACTGGAACTTTAATTGGAAAGTGCCTTTATGAGGGTTAAGCAGGGAAGTTAATACCTTGGCATTAGAGATTGTCAGGCTCTGTAGGTGGATAGAGGCTGGCTGATATTCCAAGGGGAGATTCATGCTTAAGAAGAAAGGTTAAGGGACAATTAGAAGGTTCAATGGATAGGGAGCCAGATCTCAagacatcctgagttcaaatttggccctgggcaagtaactcaaCCTCAGTTGCCTAGGACTTACCATACTTCTGCCGGAACCAATATCTATTATAAGacaaagaaagtaagggtttaaaaaaaaaagttgaaccaGCTGTTTTTGAGGTCTTTCCCAGCTCCCGAAATTCTAAGTTTCTGCTTTTCCAAGTCTTTTTACAATGCTTAACAATTCTGATTGACTTGGGGGACACACGCCTAGGTGGCGCTCTTGTTAATGAACTACAACTCCCAGAAAGCTAGAGGACAAACAGCACGCTTAGGATTGGCTTGGAAATTTCCGGGGCGGGGAGCGCGCTCTGACCCGCGCAGTTGCGGATTCTCTTAGTCTGTGTTCGACTCTGTTTACTGCAAGCATGGATTTGGGAGACTTTGAGCGGGATAACACGGGCAGCTGCCGTCTGAGTTCGCCGGTGCCAGAGCTGTGCCGCACCGAGGACTGCTGCCTGGGCATCGATGAGGCCGGCCGGGGGCCTGTCCTGGGTGGAGTTGGGGCTCGGAGTGGAGCCTACGGGCTGGGGGAGGATTGTATCCGGGTTGGGGGATTGCCCTGGCGTGGTAGGACGGGCTCCGGGGTGATAATTTAGCTGGAGGTGGACCCTGGTTGTAGGGCAATTAGACTAAGGGATCATATGAAATTGGCCTTGGCTCTGGGCAGGTGGGCAGGATATGGGCCAGAGGAGTCAGGATGCCAGGATTGGAGGCATCTGACCCCAGCTCTTACCTTTCGACAGGCCCCATGGTTTATGGCATCTGCTTTTGTCCCTTGTCCAGATTGGGCGAACTGGAAGCCCTGAAGGTGGCAGGTGAGTCCAGAActggaactgtgcccaaaaggCTTCCCAAGAGGCTGGGGAGGATGGGGGAGAGGACTGGATTGTGTACTTCTGACTTAAGTCTCCACtctgcatttcttctcttttccaccgGACCAGATTCAAAGACTCTGTCAGAGGCCGAGAGGGAGAGACTCTTTGGGAAGCTAGACCAGGCTCGGGACTTTGTGGGCTGGGCCTTGGACATTCTGTCCCCAAACCTCATTTCCAACAGCATGCAGAGGCGGTAAGGGCTGTGCATGGGTGGGCAGCAAATGGACTCTTGGGCCACTCAAGGTGTATGTAGTGGCAAGAACGCTATATTGCAGGACACAGTGTTTCGGAGTCCGAAAGGGACCTCAGGGATCATCTAGCCCATCTCAAATCCCCTCCAGACATGCATAGAGTGGTCACCTATTTTTACTTGTCTACTTACAGTAGGGTAGAACCTATTTAACCCTGCCTGAGGCAgtccatttctcttttgaataacTCTAATTGATATAGGAAGTGCTTCCTTAATTGACCCTACATTTGACAATTAAGGATTATTGATTTACTgctggaagggaccacagaggccatcaagtccattccttcattttacagattaggaaactgaggtgtagAGAGGTTAAATGCCTATGTACCCTAAgctcacatagctatgaagtttccccaatatattttttatttcattaaatatttctcaattatacataaaaagattttttaacatttgttcctttttagattttgagtttcaaattctttccctccctccctcacatcTCTCCTCCtttagaaggcaagcaatttgatctagattatacatgtgaaatcatgcaaaacataaatGGTGAAGTTTCTGAggtgcatttttaaaattccattttttaagcttttaaaattttttccatggttgtatgatttattttctcttcctcccctgtcctggagctgtcataagaaaattagggaaagTTTAGCAAGAGGCATAAGTTAGCTGGATGGCTGACAGAGAAGGTTCCAAGCATGGAATGGTGGAGGGAGACTTTTCCTGAGGCATTCTCTGGATGCAACTGCTAGGAGTTAGGCTAGGCTTTCCTTAGCTGCTGGAGGTAAAGAACCCAGAAAAAAGAGTCCCTCAGGAAAAAAAGTCTCCCTCCACCATTCCATGCTTGGAACCTTCTCTATCAGCCATCCAGCTAACTTATGCCTCTTGCTAAACTTTCCTTAATTCTCTTATaacagagctgacaagcaattccactgagttatacaaatgttatcacttgatacctatttccatattattcatttttgcaacagagttatcttttaaaaccaaaaccccaaatcatatatatatacccatacaaacaagtgataaatcttatgtttttctcctgtgtttctactcccatagttctctCTCTGAGGTGGAATTTAAACCCAGTTCTTGCTGCCTCTCAGACAAGTCCTCTTGTCCACTCCAAGGTCTCTTACCTGGTTTTGCTCTGTGGAgccaagaagaaaaagactagTCCTTCTTcctgatagcattcttttttttttttttttttttaacccttaccttctgtcctagaatcaatgctAACTATTAGCTCTACCGCAGAAGACCGAtaggagctaggcaattgggttcaGTCCCTTGACCAGGGTTGCATGgctatgaggccagatttgaacctaggtcttcctgactccaggcctgtgccacctagctgcccctcaatcaACTTTGAAACACTGTAAGGCCTACAAAAGACCTCAgtttcagccacttcccagctgtgtgaccctgggcaagtcacttgacccccattgcccacccttaccaatcttccacctatgagacaatacaccgaagtacaagggtttaaaaaaaaacaaaacaaaataaaagacctCAGTTTGACTCATAGGGTCAccaatttagagctgaaaagagacCTCATAAGCACAAGATAAATAACGTGGGGTTCTATCTTCTTGCTTAGGGCCATAtcatagtaaatatcagaggcaggatttgaacccagattttcctccCTCTGATTCAAGTACTGTTTACTCCATGACATTGCTTCCCCTCCCTTACTCACTAGTTGGGTGACTTTGAATAAGTTCTTTCCCctttgtgagcctcagtttctcccaggATAAAATGGTAATTGGCTGATGttcaaagtcctttccaactaTAAATGAGGCTGCAAAAGACTCATCCTTGGGAAGACTCATATTGGGTGATGGGGATCCTGAAAGTAGCCTTAAGGAAGATATTTGATTGCCCCTTAATAAGGAGTGGGGCCAGGCAAAGTCTGAGTGGGCTCTACATATTTCCTTTTAGGGCCAAGTATAACTTGAACTCCCTTTCTCACGACACTGCTATGGCTTTGGTGCAGTTGGCCCTGGATCAGGGTGTGAAGGTCACTCAGGTTAGTGGGACCTATTCAGGGTAGGGGAAGTTGGGCTGCCTTGGGCTACCCTGCCTCTGACCCACATCCCCTGGTTTTTATAGGTGTTTGTGGATACAGTGGGGCCAGCTGACAAGTACCAGCAAAAACTTCAGGAGAGGTTTCCAGAGCTAGAGGTGACTGTTCGACCCAAGGCAGATTCCCTCTTCCCTGTGGTCAGTGCTGCCAGCATTTGTGCCAAGGTCAGTCCCCCTACCACCTTGTTGTCTGGACTCCCCTGACCCAgagaagtgcctactatgtacccaCCTGCCTTGGTTCCATACCCACCTTTACTCAGCCTACCCTTCCAGGTTGCCCgggaccaggttgtgaagagATGGAAGTTTCTGGAAGACCTTGGGGACATGAAAATGGATTATGGGTCTGGCTACCCCAATGGTGAGTACTCCAGTCAAACCAGTGGTCTCATTCTCCCTTATTCCCTGGGGAAGCCAAGATTGGGTGAAAGAGGGTACTAACCTAGGGAGAGTAGGTACCActatggagtgccaggcctggagtcaggaggacctgggttcaaatctggctttagacatttgctagctgcatgactctgggcaagacacttaacccccccagttgcctagttcttaccactcttctgccttagaattgctacttagtattcattctaagacagatggtaaggatttaaaaaaaataaaggagtacTACCCTGCAGTATGGCTACAAGAGGGCATGGGGCCAAGAGACAAAAGTCTGAGAACCACATTCTAAAGATGGAAATAAACATAGAGGTCCTACTATCCCCAGTTGCcatcattttctagataagaagACTGAGTCCCAGAGAACGTAAGGGACTTCTCTGGAATCACCC encodes:
- the RNASEH2A gene encoding ribonuclease H2 subunit A isoform X2; this encodes MDLGDFERDNTGSCRLSSPVPELCRTEDCCLGIDEAGRGPVLGPMVYGICFCPLSRLGELEALKVADSKTLSEAERERLFGKLDQARDFVGWALDILSPNLISNSMQRRAKYNLNSLSHDTAMALVQLALDQGVKVTQVFVDTVGPADKYQQKLQERFPELEVTVRPKADSLFPVVSAASICAKVARDQVVKRWKFLEDLGDMKMDYGSGYPNDPKTKEWLSQCLDPVFGFPQFVRFSWSTAQLILDGRAVPVRWWAGDPPAAGRGSSTPSLLSYFARRQTPTERQSHRFFHERGLETVADL
- the RNASEH2A gene encoding ribonuclease H2 subunit A isoform X1, with the protein product MDLGDFERDNTGSCRLSSPVPELCRTEDCCLGIDEAGRGPVLGPMVYGICFCPLSRLGELEALKVADSKTLSEAERERLFGKLDQARDFVGWALDILSPNLISNSMQRRAKYNLNSLSHDTAMALVQLALDQGVKVTQVFVDTVGPADKYQQKLQERFPELEVTVRPKADSLFPVVSAASICAKVARDQVVKRWKFLEDLGDMKMDYGSGYPNDPKTKEWLSQCLDPVFGFPQFVRFSWSTAQLILDGRAVPVRWEDSEEEAGDPPAAGRGSSTPSLLSYFARRQTPTERQSHRFFHERGLETVADL